From a region of the uncultured Desulfatiglans sp. genome:
- the sat gene encoding Sulfate adenylyltransferase — MIKPHGSDKLNPLYVMDDAKRAQLTKEAESLPSIVVSSAAAGNAVMLGGGYFNPLTGFMNAAEAMSVAKDMKLKNGLFWPVPIVNVVPDASAVKGAKKIALRDPNVAGNPVLAIQEVEAIEEFTPEQMKEMTLSIFRTEDENHPGVKAFNSVGRTVISGPIQVLNYSYFEKDFGDTFKTAYEIREMMSKLGWEKVVAFQTRNPMHLAHEELCRMAYNDLKADGILIHMLLGKLKAGDIPADVRDACIRKMVELYFPPNTVLVTGYGFDMLYAGPKEALLHAVFRQNCGCTHLIVGRDHAGVGDYYGPFDAQTIFDEIPKDALLLDIYRADHTAWSKKLNKIVMMRDVPDHTKEDFILLSGTKVREMLCNGQAPPPEFSRPEVAKILMDYYMSSGSCAR, encoded by the coding sequence ATGATTAAGCCGCATGGATCCGATAAACTGAATCCGTTGTATGTCATGGACGACGCAAAGCGCGCCCAGTTAACCAAGGAAGCCGAGAGCCTGCCTTCCATCGTGGTCAGTTCGGCCGCAGCCGGCAATGCCGTCATGTTGGGGGGCGGTTATTTCAATCCCCTGACGGGATTCATGAACGCCGCAGAGGCGATGAGCGTCGCGAAGGACATGAAGCTGAAGAACGGGCTGTTCTGGCCAGTGCCGATCGTGAATGTGGTGCCGGATGCTTCCGCTGTCAAAGGTGCGAAGAAGATCGCCCTCAGAGACCCGAACGTCGCCGGCAACCCGGTCCTGGCGATCCAGGAAGTGGAAGCCATCGAGGAGTTCACCCCCGAGCAGATGAAGGAGATGACGCTATCGATTTTCCGGACGGAAGACGAGAACCATCCCGGGGTAAAGGCCTTCAACTCGGTTGGAAGGACGGTCATTTCCGGGCCGATTCAAGTGCTGAACTATTCCTATTTCGAGAAGGACTTCGGGGACACCTTCAAGACGGCTTATGAGATCCGCGAGATGATGAGCAAACTCGGGTGGGAAAAGGTTGTCGCTTTCCAGACCCGGAACCCGATGCATCTGGCCCACGAGGAACTCTGTCGCATGGCTTACAACGACCTCAAGGCCGACGGTATCCTGATCCACATGCTCCTCGGCAAGCTGAAGGCCGGCGACATCCCCGCGGACGTCCGCGATGCCTGCATCCGGAAGATGGTTGAGCTGTATTTCCCGCCGAACACGGTGCTTGTGACCGGTTACGGTTTCGATATGCTGTATGCCGGCCCGAAGGAAGCCCTGCTGCACGCGGTATTCCGTCAGAACTGCGGCTGTACGCACCTGATCGTCGGGCGTGACCATGCCGGAGTCGGCGATTACTATGGCCCATTTGACGCCCAGACCATCTTCGACGAGATTCCGAAGGACGCCCTCCTGCTCGACATCTACCGGGCGGACCACACGGCCTGGTCGAAGAAATTGAACAAGATCGTCATGATGCGCGATGTTCCCGATCACACGAAGGAGGATTTCATCCTGTTGTCCGGGACAAAGGTCCGTGAGATGCTGTGCAACGGCCAGGCACCCCCGCCCGAGTTTTCTCGCCCGGAAGTTGCCAAGATCTTGATGGATTACTATATGTCATCCGGTTCGTGCGCACGTTGA
- the queC gene encoding 7-cyano-7-deazaguanine synthase: MEAGRKAVVLSSGGLDSTTVMAIALEEGFDVYSLTVDYGQRHKVELEAARKVASVLGAEEHKVLRVDLAGIGGSALTDNLRVPKGRQEDEIPNEIPITYVPARNTVFLSLALGWAEVLGAAHIFIGANSIDYSGYPDCRPEYLSAFERLAVLATKAGVEGRLKIRIHAPLLHMTKREIILKGLELGVDYGLTHSCYDPLPDGRPCGECDSCRLRRKGFREAGIQDPSER, from the coding sequence ATGGAAGCAGGGCGTAAAGCGGTGGTCCTGTCAAGCGGCGGGTTGGACTCGACGACCGTCATGGCGATTGCCCTTGAAGAAGGTTTCGACGTCTACAGTTTGACGGTTGATTACGGACAACGACACAAAGTGGAACTGGAGGCTGCACGCAAGGTCGCGTCTGTATTGGGCGCCGAGGAGCACAAGGTCCTGCGTGTCGATTTGGCGGGAATAGGCGGGTCTGCGCTGACAGACAACCTCAGGGTCCCGAAGGGCCGTCAGGAAGATGAAATCCCCAATGAGATCCCCATCACCTATGTCCCTGCCCGGAATACCGTTTTTCTCTCTCTGGCCTTGGGGTGGGCCGAGGTGCTGGGGGCTGCGCATATCTTCATCGGGGCCAACAGCATCGATTACAGCGGCTACCCGGACTGCAGGCCGGAGTATCTGTCGGCCTTCGAAAGGCTGGCCGTGCTGGCCACCAAGGCTGGAGTGGAAGGGCGGCTGAAGATCCGGATACACGCACCGCTGTTGCATATGACCAAACGGGAAATCATTCTGAAGGGTTTGGAACTGGGTGTGGATTACGGTTTGACCCACAGCTGCTACGATCCACTGCCGGACGGCCGGCCCTGCGGAGAGTGCGACAGCTGCCGGCTGCGAAGGAAGGGGTTCCGGGAGGCCGGCATCCAGGATCCTTCGGAAAGGTAG
- a CDS encoding Long-chain fatty-acid-CoA ligase, which translates to MERLKDTSMPAVFQQQVRKYGDRACVSYKTGGRYVDISWSRMNTMVRNLAAFLVSRGIQPGDRVAIFSPNRYEWWVSDLAILSIGAVDVPIYATNSAEEAYYVLQHSESKGCLVGAAEHLQKVMQIRDRLPGLEFIVAYDTAEGFGPDVLNFDQALQEGEKKGLNDVFESRLAAVKPSDMATIIYTSGTTGPPKGVMLSHDNFVSNVRQALADFWDLVSDQDVLLSFLPLSHSLERTAGYYMPIAWGAQVAFAEDFSRIQENMVEIKPTCIISVPRFYEKIHSGILAKVGEAPATKQALFKWAIETARLNLPYACTQKPPKGFFALRYRLADKIIFSKLKTVLGMDRLRFAVSGGGALSVSDAEFFLGMGITVLEGFGLTETTPITNVNRFCLIKPGTVGPPVPETTVKISPEGEILIKGPQVMLGYYKDEAATREAFTEDGFFRTGDLGAVDADGYLSITGRIKDIIVTAGGKNIAPRNIESRLMESPYIEQVAVIGEKRKYLSALIVPAFEELKKWARTHQVPFIDHEDLIQNQPVVDLYTREIERLMADFARVEQIRKFRLLPHEWTQETGEMTPTLKLKRKILEEKFKGEIEKLYPPEALSPPGK; encoded by the coding sequence ATGGAGCGATTGAAAGACACATCGATGCCAGCCGTTTTCCAGCAACAGGTCCGCAAGTACGGCGACCGCGCCTGCGTTTCGTACAAAACGGGGGGTCGGTATGTGGACATCTCCTGGAGCCGGATGAACACCATGGTCCGGAACCTCGCCGCCTTCCTGGTCTCCAGAGGCATCCAACCAGGGGATCGGGTGGCCATCTTCTCCCCCAATCGGTATGAATGGTGGGTGAGCGACCTGGCCATCCTCTCCATCGGCGCGGTCGACGTCCCGATCTATGCCACCAACTCCGCCGAGGAGGCCTATTATGTGCTGCAGCACTCCGAATCCAAAGGATGCCTGGTCGGTGCGGCAGAACACCTGCAGAAGGTCATGCAGATCCGGGACCGCCTGCCCGGGTTGGAGTTCATTGTGGCCTATGACACCGCCGAGGGGTTCGGCCCGGATGTGCTCAATTTCGACCAGGCGCTGCAGGAGGGCGAAAAAAAGGGGCTGAACGACGTCTTCGAATCAAGGCTGGCCGCGGTCAAACCCTCCGACATGGCCACCATCATCTACACCTCGGGCACTACCGGCCCCCCCAAAGGCGTGATGCTCTCCCACGACAATTTCGTGTCCAATGTGCGCCAGGCCCTGGCGGATTTCTGGGACCTCGTATCGGACCAGGACGTCCTCCTGTCCTTCCTGCCCCTCTCTCATTCCCTGGAGAGAACCGCCGGGTATTACATGCCCATCGCATGGGGCGCCCAGGTGGCCTTCGCCGAAGATTTTTCCAGGATTCAGGAGAACATGGTGGAGATCAAACCCACCTGCATCATCAGCGTACCGAGGTTTTACGAAAAGATCCACTCCGGCATCCTCGCCAAGGTCGGCGAAGCCCCGGCCACCAAGCAGGCCCTTTTCAAATGGGCCATAGAAACCGCCAGGCTGAACCTGCCTTACGCATGCACCCAGAAACCACCAAAGGGGTTTTTCGCCTTGCGTTACCGCTTGGCGGACAAGATCATCTTCTCGAAGCTGAAGACCGTGCTCGGCATGGATCGCCTGAGATTCGCCGTGTCCGGTGGCGGCGCGCTGTCCGTCTCCGACGCGGAGTTCTTCCTCGGCATGGGAATCACGGTGCTGGAAGGCTTCGGACTGACGGAGACGACCCCCATCACCAACGTGAACCGTTTCTGTCTTATCAAACCAGGAACCGTGGGGCCGCCGGTGCCGGAAACCACCGTCAAGATTTCGCCCGAGGGGGAGATCCTCATCAAGGGGCCTCAGGTCATGCTTGGTTACTATAAGGATGAGGCTGCGACTCGGGAGGCTTTTACGGAGGATGGGTTCTTTCGGACAGGGGATCTCGGCGCTGTGGATGCGGACGGCTACCTTTCCATCACGGGCAGGATCAAGGATATTATCGTCACCGCCGGCGGCAAAAATATCGCCCCCAGAAATATTGAAAGCCGGTTGATGGAATCCCCCTACATCGAGCAGGTGGCCGTGATCGGTGAAAAAAGGAAATATCTCTCCGCACTGATCGTCCCGGCCTTCGAAGAGCTCAAGAAATGGGCCCGGACCCATCAAGTGCCGTTCATAGACCACGAGGATCTCATCCAGAATCAACCCGTGGTCGATCTTTATACGCGCGAAATCGAACGTCTCATGGCTGACTTCGCCCGGGTCGAACAGATCCGCAAGTTCCGCCTGCTGCCCCACGAATGGACCCAGGAAACAGGCGAGATGACCCCGACGCTTAAACTGAAACGAAAAATCCTCGAAGAAAAATTCAAGGGAGAAATCGAGAAGCTTTATCCCCCAGAAGCCCTGTCACCTCCCGGGAAATAG
- a CDS encoding conserved hypothetical protein (Evidence 4 : Unknown function but conserved in other organisms), translating into MIDTTMLLNDVEFARQMLEKETLSHSDIVFTLRNLLKFKYYPVAVKFFFSEEELEDFKQKTEYKEALHPFTLCHYVAASRQGGEITLSNKEKTGCSNAKYVLGWKELDESEIKGHLKYTQNLEQAERFVKTKKRLPPGLLAFATAPLHKSPFVPDVIHGMSDVLQSYHLGNDWCAAFDTHPFRMTMSMNSSVCHGIVRCYVTQEPNITPMCSSSYTSGKTEQGEINWIWPGSHLEKTVRWTLQRTIRDGGASFPRTGETYPGFDICKLCPLIAWKKPKKQA; encoded by the coding sequence ATGATAGACACGACAATGCTTTTGAACGACGTAGAGTTTGCAAGACAAATGCTTGAAAAGGAAACTCTCAGCCATTCGGACATTGTTTTCACTCTACGCAATCTGTTGAAATTCAAATATTATCCTGTAGCAGTCAAATTTTTCTTTTCGGAAGAAGAACTCGAAGACTTCAAACAGAAAACCGAATATAAAGAAGCGCTTCATCCTTTTACTTTGTGCCACTACGTTGCGGCTTCACGACAAGGCGGCGAAATCACTCTCAGCAACAAGGAAAAAACCGGATGTTCAAATGCAAAATATGTTCTTGGATGGAAAGAGCTGGATGAATCCGAGATCAAAGGGCACCTCAAATATACCCAAAACCTGGAACAGGCCGAGCGCTTTGTTAAAACAAAGAAACGTCTGCCGCCTGGATTGCTCGCCTTTGCCACAGCCCCCTTGCACAAAAGCCCCTTCGTGCCGGACGTCATCCATGGCATGTCCGACGTCCTCCAGTCCTATCACTTGGGAAATGATTGGTGCGCAGCTTTCGACACGCATCCTTTTCGTATGACCATGAGCATGAATTCTTCTGTCTGCCACGGAATCGTTCGATGTTACGTGACACAGGAACCCAACATCACCCCGATGTGCAGCAGCAGCTACACCTCCGGCAAGACCGAACAGGGGGAAATCAACTGGATCTGGCCCGGTTCCCACCTCGAGAAAACGGTCCGATGGACCCTTCAAAGAACCATCCGTGACGGCGGCGCCTCATTCCCGCGTACGGGAGAAACCTATCCCGGTTTCGACATCTGCAAACTCTGTCCTTTGATCGCTTGGAAAAAGCCCAAAAAACAAGCATAA
- a CDS encoding Radical SAM domain protein, giving the protein MPERSSNQPPLPDFRTAITTGLAPLSPEFGPADEALFREAWNIARDRHGKEITFYLPGMIRFHGFRGRYPALSITGNRCELQCLHCAGTLLQPMLKVDEPEELLRRGRLLAANGNHGILLTGGSDRNGELPWKRYLDVISSLGRETTLHLSAHTGFPDLRTAKALKAAGIRQALLDVMGDEKAATEVYRLPGLHKVIEAIEAVKTSGIAWIPHIVAGLYFGRIDSEYRALEIIRRYHPTAVVIVVLSPLKGTAMSAVKPPAPLAIARLIASARLLMPDVPIALGCERPRNREGTSLECLALRAGITRMAVWSEEAVEEALALGLRPRFQATCCSVDYRTAFSSPDPHPSISVGRNPAHITS; this is encoded by the coding sequence ATGCCCGAAAGATCGAGCAATCAGCCCCCACTTCCCGATTTCCGGACGGCCATCACGACCGGTCTTGCACCCCTCTCCCCTGAATTCGGTCCCGCCGACGAAGCCCTTTTTCGCGAAGCGTGGAACATCGCCAGAGACCGCCATGGTAAAGAAATCACCTTCTATCTCCCCGGAATGATACGCTTCCACGGCTTCCGCGGCCGATATCCCGCCCTCTCCATCACAGGCAACCGCTGCGAGCTGCAGTGCCTCCACTGCGCAGGGACACTCCTCCAACCGATGCTCAAGGTCGATGAGCCCGAGGAGCTATTGCGCCGCGGCCGTCTGCTCGCTGCGAACGGGAACCACGGTATTCTCCTGACCGGTGGATCCGACCGGAACGGCGAACTGCCCTGGAAACGCTATCTAGACGTCATCTCGTCCCTCGGACGCGAAACAACCCTGCACCTTTCGGCGCACACGGGCTTCCCGGACCTCCGCACCGCCAAGGCACTCAAGGCCGCCGGCATCCGTCAGGCCCTCCTCGATGTCATGGGAGATGAAAAGGCCGCAACAGAGGTGTATCGGCTTCCAGGACTCCACAAGGTCATCGAGGCCATCGAAGCCGTTAAAACGAGCGGCATCGCCTGGATTCCACATATCGTGGCCGGGCTCTACTTCGGCCGCATCGATTCAGAGTATCGAGCGCTCGAGATCATTCGCCGCTACCATCCCACCGCAGTGGTCATCGTTGTCCTGAGCCCGCTAAAAGGGACCGCCATGTCGGCCGTCAAACCGCCTGCCCCCTTGGCGATCGCGCGTCTCATCGCCTCCGCCCGGCTCCTCATGCCGGATGTCCCCATCGCCCTCGGGTGTGAAAGACCTCGCAATCGCGAGGGCACATCCCTCGAGTGTCTCGCCCTCCGCGCCGGCATCACCCGTATGGCGGTCTGGTCCGAAGAAGCGGTCGAGGAGGCGCTGGCACTCGGGCTGCGCCCGCGTTTCCAGGCAACGTGCTGCTCCGTCGACTATCGAACCGCCTTCAGCTCTCCCGATCCGCACCCCTCGATCTCCGTCGGCCGGAATCCGGCGCACATAACCTCCTGA
- a CDS encoding hypothetical protein (Evidence 5 : Unknown function), with product MLKRNQAWFFWVLPLLICFVASGCSTLAELKVHYELPPGSTALSGRSMALLVEDGRTVTEILGKGAAKEYEHFSGKVSFSYARYGEPGFKQGLYDLRELFTAAFTKKLENLGMDVRTERAPGALELVIRVEECSLDFVDRRWIARAVYEARVEENGRFLASQRISGQSERLKIIGRKQADAVMSELFTDTVNQLDVVRLLEQAERVR from the coding sequence ATGCTGAAGAGAAATCAAGCCTGGTTTTTTTGGGTGTTGCCGCTCCTGATTTGCTTCGTGGCTTCAGGGTGCAGCACGCTTGCTGAATTGAAAGTGCACTATGAACTTCCCCCCGGCTCCACCGCTCTGTCTGGGCGGAGCATGGCGCTGTTGGTGGAAGATGGGCGCACGGTCACAGAGATCCTGGGAAAGGGCGCGGCCAAAGAGTATGAGCATTTTTCAGGGAAGGTCTCCTTCAGTTATGCCCGTTACGGGGAACCCGGCTTCAAACAGGGGCTCTATGATCTGCGCGAGCTGTTCACTGCGGCCTTCACGAAAAAATTGGAGAATCTCGGGATGGACGTGCGGACGGAGCGTGCACCGGGGGCGCTGGAGCTCGTCATCCGTGTCGAGGAATGCTCTCTGGACTTCGTTGACCGGCGGTGGATCGCCAGGGCGGTCTATGAAGCTCGAGTCGAGGAAAACGGGCGCTTTTTGGCCTCGCAGCGGATCAGCGGCCAGTCCGAAAGGCTGAAGATCATCGGCCGGAAGCAGGCGGATGCAGTCATGAGCGAGCTTTTCACCGATACCGTCAATCAGCTCGATGTCGTAAGACTTCTGGAGCAGGCCGAGCGAGTGCGCTGA
- the rimO gene encoding Ribosomal protein S12 methylthiotransferase RimO: MAIAMKNRPLDDHGVYCISLGCAKNLVDTEHMLGLMQAGGCRLTETLDEAETVVINTCGFIQEAVEEAIGTILEAARAKALGTFRNLIVTGCFVQRYGYKLTREIPEVDAWVGTGEFHRIVDVVSALEAREGPLFLIGPPRYQADHGVPRIRTTPFFSAYLKISEGCSHRCSYCCIPRLRGPLRSRSLDSLVLEAERMVADGVREINLVGQDITAYGRDRLERGGLERLLRRLVKVDGLAWIRLMYCNPEGITDALLELIEGEEKICPYLDIPLQHVSPAVLRAMGRGGAGESPWELIGRIRSVKRGIAIRTTFMVGFPGETEQDFENLLRFVKETSFDHLGVFSFSPESGTRAARIRAGIVRKKIAVERRRKVMQLQCRMAKKAKQGLIGSVFPVLIEGYCPETELLLSGRTSMMAPEVDGQVLITKGTGAEGVILPVTITEAHPYDLVGEIVS; encoded by the coding sequence ATGGCCATCGCTATGAAAAATCGGCCACTGGACGATCATGGGGTGTATTGCATCAGCCTCGGCTGTGCAAAAAATCTCGTCGACACCGAACACATGCTTGGTTTGATGCAGGCAGGCGGCTGCAGATTGACCGAGACCCTCGACGAGGCCGAAACGGTGGTGATCAACACCTGCGGTTTTATCCAGGAGGCTGTGGAAGAGGCGATCGGAACCATCCTTGAAGCAGCACGCGCGAAGGCCTTGGGAACCTTCAGAAATCTGATCGTTACCGGGTGTTTTGTGCAGCGGTACGGCTACAAGCTGACCCGGGAAATCCCCGAGGTGGACGCTTGGGTGGGTACCGGAGAATTCCACCGAATCGTGGATGTGGTGAGCGCCCTGGAGGCTCGAGAAGGGCCTCTTTTCCTGATCGGTCCGCCCCGCTACCAGGCGGACCACGGCGTGCCGCGCATCCGGACGACGCCGTTTTTCAGCGCCTATCTCAAGATCTCTGAAGGGTGCTCCCATCGTTGCAGCTACTGCTGCATACCCCGCTTGAGGGGGCCTCTTCGCAGCCGCAGCCTGGATTCTCTGGTCCTCGAAGCGGAGCGGATGGTCGCAGACGGCGTCAGGGAGATCAACCTCGTCGGCCAGGATATTACGGCTTACGGGCGCGATCGTTTGGAGCGCGGGGGGCTGGAGCGGCTCCTGAGGCGTCTGGTCAAGGTGGATGGGCTTGCCTGGATCCGGCTGATGTACTGCAATCCCGAAGGGATTACCGACGCATTGTTGGAATTGATCGAAGGAGAGGAAAAAATCTGCCCTTATTTGGATATTCCCCTCCAGCATGTCAGCCCTGCCGTACTTCGTGCCATGGGGCGGGGGGGCGCGGGAGAAAGTCCGTGGGAATTGATCGGGCGGATCCGCTCCGTCAAGCGCGGTATCGCCATCCGTACGACCTTTATGGTGGGCTTCCCGGGAGAAACGGAGCAGGATTTCGAGAATCTGCTCCGTTTTGTGAAGGAGACGAGTTTCGATCATCTCGGTGTATTCTCGTTCAGTCCGGAGAGTGGCACGCGAGCGGCGAGGATCAGGGCGGGCATCGTGCGCAAAAAGATCGCCGTCGAGCGGCGCCGCAAGGTGATGCAGCTTCAGTGCCGGATGGCGAAGAAGGCCAAGCAGGGGCTGATCGGATCCGTTTTTCCGGTTCTGATAGAGGGGTATTGCCCAGAAACGGAGCTTCTGCTGAGCGGGCGCACCTCCATGATGGCTCCGGAGGTCGACGGACAGGTCCTTATCACTAAAGGGACGGGAGCCGAAGGCGTTATCCTCCCGGTCACGATTACCGAGGCCCACCCCTATGATCTAGTCGGCGAGATTGTTTCTTGA
- a CDS encoding hypothetical protein (Evidence 5 : Unknown function), whose protein sequence is MEQVAFCRGVRENRQATGRPLNAFRGLFADALQAAASAHHLQNLLEIRLARKRSLRREAGPKGSPVRFFQIRKRVNQRQGNLPLPQVFDHRLAEYLLLCRVIQEVVHQLKGHAHMEAELRKRRFGRFSRTAQDRPALAGSRNQHRCFGLDDFQVSFFPDVPVEGMLEFQNLAFGHTGGSLRQALEKGAMPRVECHGKGLGVQEVSYEHRCVVAPKTVGRRAAAPGLRVVQDIVVQERGGVDDLENTRQPVASLNPRSKKPARKNKEERAESLSSSKEGVPGYFFDFRYAGSDGKGQFRLDFFEVKSVLVQYSLVWVHPKLPLMAHPAALAALR, encoded by the coding sequence TTGGAGCAAGTCGCGTTTTGCAGGGGAGTCAGGGAAAATCGCCAGGCAACCGGCCGCCCGCTCAACGCTTTCAGAGGCCTCTTCGCGGACGCGCTCCAGGCAGCCGCCAGTGCGCACCATCTCCAAAACCTGCTGGAAATCCGCCTCGCTCGGAAACGCTCCCTCAGGCGTGAGGCGGGTCCGAAGGGCAGCCCGGTCCGCTTCTTCCAGATCCGCAAGCGCGTAAATCAACGGCAGGGTAATCTTCCCCTCCCTCAGGTCTTTGACCACCGGCTTGCCGAATACCTTCTCCTCTGCCGTGTAATCCAGGAGGTCGTCCATCAACTGAAAGGCCACGCCCATATGGAAGCCGAACTGCGCAAGCGCCGATTCGGCCGTTTCTCCCGCACCGCTCAGGATCGCCCCGCACTCGCAGGCAGCCGAAATCAACACCGCTGTTTTGGCCTTGACGATTTCCAGGTAAGCTTCTTTCCCGATGTCCCAGTCGAAGGTATGCTCGAGTTCCAGAACCTGGCCTTCGGCCATACGGGTGGTAGTCTCCGTCAGGCGCTGGAGAAAGGGGCGATGCCCCGTGTCGAATGCCACGGCAAAGGCCTTGGAGTACAAGAAGTCTCCTACGAGCACCGCTGCGTGGTTGCCCCAAAGACGGTTGGCCGAAGGGCGGCTGCGCCGGGTCTCCGCGTTGTCCAGGACATCGTCGTGCAGGAGCGAGGCGGCGTGGATGATCTCGAAAATACCCGCCAACCGGTAGCATCCCTGAACCCGCGATCCAAGAAGCCCGCAAGAAAGAACAAAGAGGAGCGGGCGGAGTCTCTTTCCTCCTCCAAGGAGGGTGTGCCGGGATATTTCTTCGATTTTCGCTACGCGGGATCCGACGGAAAGGGCCAGTTCCGCCTCGATTTTTTCGAGGTGAAGTCTGTGCTTGTTCAGTATAGCCTGGTCTGGGTTCATCCGAAACTCCCGCTGATGGCGCATCCAGCCGCTTTAGCTGCTTTGAGATAA
- a CDS encoding putative octaprenyl pyrophosphate synthetase (Evidence 3 : Putative function from multiple computational evidences) has protein sequence MNPDQAILNKHRLHLEKIEAELALSVGSRVAKIEEISRHTLLGGGKRLRPLLFVLSCGLLGSRVQGCYRLAGIFEIIHAASLLHDDVLDNAETRRSRPSANRLWGNHAAVLVGDFLYSKAFAVAFDTGHRPFLQRLTETTTRMAEGQVLELEHTFDWDIGKEAYLEIVKAKTAVLISAACECGAILSGAGETAESALAQFGFHMGVAFQLMDDLLDYTAEEKVFGKPVVKDLREGKITLPLIYALADLEEADRAALRTRLTPEGAFPSEADFQQVLEMVRTGGCLERVREEASESVERAAGCLAIFPDSPAKRDLLQMNRYILDRSY, from the coding sequence ATGAACCCAGACCAGGCTATACTGAACAAGCACAGACTTCACCTCGAAAAAATCGAGGCGGAACTGGCCCTTTCCGTCGGATCCCGCGTAGCGAAAATCGAAGAAATATCCCGGCACACCCTCCTTGGAGGAGGAAAGAGACTCCGCCCGCTCCTCTTTGTTCTTTCTTGCGGGCTTCTTGGATCGCGGGTTCAGGGATGCTACCGGTTGGCGGGTATTTTCGAGATCATCCACGCCGCCTCGCTCCTGCACGACGATGTCCTGGACAACGCGGAGACCCGGCGCAGCCGCCCTTCGGCCAACCGTCTTTGGGGCAACCACGCAGCGGTGCTCGTAGGAGACTTCTTGTACTCCAAGGCCTTTGCCGTGGCATTCGACACGGGGCATCGCCCCTTTCTCCAGCGCCTGACGGAGACTACCACCCGTATGGCCGAAGGCCAGGTTCTGGAACTCGAGCATACCTTCGACTGGGACATCGGGAAAGAAGCTTACCTGGAAATCGTCAAGGCCAAAACAGCGGTGTTGATTTCGGCTGCCTGCGAGTGCGGGGCGATCCTGAGCGGTGCGGGAGAAACGGCCGAATCGGCGCTTGCGCAGTTCGGCTTCCATATGGGCGTGGCCTTTCAGTTGATGGACGACCTCCTGGATTACACGGCAGAGGAGAAGGTATTCGGCAAGCCGGTGGTCAAAGACCTGAGGGAGGGGAAGATTACCCTGCCGTTGATTTACGCGCTTGCGGATCTGGAAGAAGCGGACCGGGCTGCCCTTCGGACCCGCCTCACGCCTGAGGGAGCGTTTCCGAGCGAGGCGGATTTCCAGCAGGTTTTGGAGATGGTGCGCACTGGCGGCTGCCTGGAGCGCGTCCGCGAAGAGGCCTCTGAAAGCGTTGAGCGGGCGGCCGGTTGCCTGGCGATTTTCCCTGACTCCCCTGCAAAACGCGACTTGCTCCAAATGAACCGTTACATCCTTGACCGGAGCTATTGA